The Falco rusticolus isolate bFalRus1 chromosome 5, bFalRus1.pri, whole genome shotgun sequence genome has a segment encoding these proteins:
- the GDAP2 gene encoding ganglioside-induced differentiation-associated protein 2: MDPLGAPSQFVDVDSLPGWTDAYEAKQLYSHQNPVEKAQVDVRSPFPYRKDINAKIILWKGDVALLNCTAIVNTSNESLTDKNPVSESIFMHAGPDLRDELQKLKGCRTGEAKLTKGFNLAARFIIHTVGPKYKSRYRTAAESSLYSCYRNVLQLAKEQAMCSIGFCVINSLKRCYPLEDATHIALRTVRRFLEIHGETLEKVVFAVSELEEATYQKLLPLYFPRSLEEEIQSLPYLPADIGNAEGEPVVPERQIRITEKPGVPDDASDEEGLEADLSFIGSHAFARMEGDVDKQRRLILQGQLSEAALQKQHQRNYNRWLCQARAEDLSDIASLKALYQTGVDNCGRTVMVVVGRNIPVTLIDMEKALLYFIHVMDHIAVKEYVLVYFHTLTNDYNQLDSNFLKKLYDVVDAKYKRNLKALYFVHPTFRSKVSAWFFTTFTVSGLKDKIHYVESLQQLFTAIPPEQIDLPPFVLEYDARENGPYYSSYPPSPDL, translated from the exons ATGGATCCCTTGGGTGCTCCTTCCCAATTTGTGGATGTTGACAGTCTGCCAGGCTGGACTGATGCCTATGAGGCTAAGCAGCTGTACTCTCACCAAAATCCTGTTGAAAAAGCTCAAGTTGATGTTAGATCACCTTTTCCATACAGGAAAgacataaatgcaaaaataatcttATG GAAAGGAGATGTAGCGTTACTGAACTGCACAGCCATAGTAAACACCAGTAATGAGTCTCTCACTGATAAGAACCCAGTATCTGAAAGTATATTCATGCACGCCGGGCCTGACCTGAGGGATGAACTCCAGAAGCTCAAAG GGTGCAGGACAGGTGAGGCTAAACTCACCAAAGGATTTAATTTGGCTGCACGTTTCATCATTCACACAGTGGGACCCAAATACAAAAGCCGGTATCGCACAGCAGCCGAGAGCTCCCTGTACAGCTGTTACCGCAATGTCCTGCAGCTCGCCAA gGAGCAGGCAATGTGCTCCATAGGATTTTGTGTTATTAACTCTCTGAAAAGATGCTACCCCTTGGAGGATGCAACCCACATAGCACTGC GCACAGTTAGAAGGTTCCTGGAGATTCATGGAGAGACTCTGGAGAAGGTGGTGTTTGCAGTCTCCGAGCTTGAAGAG gCCACTTACCAGAAGTTGCTGCCTCTGTATTTTCCAAGATCGTTGGAAGAAGAGATACAATCCTTGCCTTACCTCCCTGCAGATATTGGCAATGCAGAAGGGGAGCCTGTAGTACCAGAGCGGCAGATCAGGATCACTGAAAAGCCGGGTGTGCCGGATG ATGCTTCAGATGAAGAGGGTCTGGAGGCAGACTTGTCTTTCATTGGTTCCCATGCTTTTGCCCGCATGGAGGGAGATGTTGATAAACAGAGACGCCTCATCCTTCAGGGACAGTTGTCAGAGGCAGCGCTGCAAAAACAGCATCAGAGGAA TTACAATCGCTGGCTGTGTCAGGCAAGAGCTGAAGACCTCTCTGATATTGCTTCTCTGAAAGCCTTGTACCAGACAG GTGTAGATAACTGTGGCCGCACAGTGATGGTGGTGGTTGGAAGGAATATCCCTGTAACGTTGATAGACATGGAAAAG gCTCTTCTGTATTTCATCCACGTCATGGATCATATTGCAGTGAAGGAATATGTCCTGGTGTACTTCCATACGCTCACAAATGATTACAATCAACTAGACTCTAATTTCTTGAAGAAACTCTACGATGTTGTTGATGCCAA GTACAAGAGGAACTTGAAGGCACTGTATTTTGTCCACCCAACATTTCGTTCAAAG GTCTCAGCATGGTTTTTCACAACCTTTACGGTCTCAGGGCTAAAGGACAAAATCCACTATGTGGAAAGCCTTCAGCAGTTATTCACAGCCATACCCCCGGAACAGATTGATCTCCCCCCTTTTGTCCTCGAGTATGATGCCAGG GAAAATGGGCCTTACTATTCTTCTTATCCTCCGTCGCCTGACTTGTGA